In Juglans microcarpa x Juglans regia isolate MS1-56 chromosome 8D, Jm3101_v1.0, whole genome shotgun sequence, the following are encoded in one genomic region:
- the LOC121243275 gene encoding disease resistance protein RUN1-like isoform X2: protein MALSTISSSSSFSLDTSPWRYDVFLSFRGEDTRNTFTAHLYLALNRKGILTYLDEEKLRRGDEISPALLQAIEDSRIFIIVLSKNYASSTWCLDELLKMLDQSKKSKQQRLLPVFYHVDPSNVRNQKESFGEALAKHAEKLNVDHMKLQLWKAALQEVANLSGYHLIRNGGNESEFIEEIVQDISRMANDHLYLHVAEHPVGLKPHVEDVSLLLSIGTKDIRMIGIFGVGGIGKTTLVKAIYNLIAFRFEASCFLPIDSVTWNQVNRLVQLQETLLFNILGECRSLKVDNIDTGISKIKRRLHSKRVLLILDGVDHLDQLKTLAAARDWFGKGSRIIITTRDQHLLTAHGVDSTYEMTGLNQDDAFQLFCWHAFRSEKPVDGYGEFVEQIINYAGSLPLVLTVLGSDLYGRTKKEWVSAMDEYKKIPHQDIQKILQTSYDRLSENEKNVFLDIACFFNGQWLDDVIIKILDSFGFFPNSSIPRLREKCLISKSDRRLQMHDLLRDMGREVVRQESLKNPGARSRLFFHKDVRKVLEEDIGTYRVEAIAVDLPEGADIIRLSPKAFKNMKRLRLFRCRNAHFSGEPNCLPNSVSVLDWPNCPLQSMPSEFRGDELFILRMPGSRIQEIHLEYFKAKMIFPGNKIPDWFSHCKETSNGSHRCEFDIKGSPRCVGKFNEMDSDHVWFEHLRPRIVEPVDNDLRIIFESDPNLVTFKCCGVHLSYKNHEQNVKDDENVDVHLDAPIEDIGNLANPMDHGSQISKRRRVDYDDDDRNVIESDLYPQQTKPASTLDIKLFLSTLPPIDPTFFHNLMKKYKLSRD, encoded by the exons ATGGCCTTATCTACAATCTCTTCTAGTTCATCCTTTTCTTTAGACACCTCTCCATGGCGCTACGATGTGTTCTTGAGCTTTAGAGGAGAAGATACCCGTAATACTTTTACTGCCCATCTCTACCTTGCTTTGAATCGAAAGGGAATCCTCACCTACTTAGATGAGGAAAAGCTTAGACGAGGTGATGAAATTTCACCTGCACTCCTCCAAGCCATAGAAGATTCAAGGATTTTCATTATTGTACTTTCAAAAAATTATGCATCATCAACATGGTGTTTGGATGAGTTATTGAAGATGCTTGATCAAAGTAAAAAATCAAAGCAACAAAGGCTTCTACCTGTGTTTTACCATGTAGATCCATCTAATGTACGCAATCAAAAAGAGAGTTTTGGGGAAGCATTGGCTAAACATGCAGAGAAATTGAATGTAGATCACATGAAGTTGCAGCTGTGGAAGGCAGCCCTTCAAGAAGTTGCCAATTTGTCTGGATACCATCTGATCAGAAATGGCGG gaaCGAATCAGAATTCATTGAAGAAATCGTTCAAGACATCTCAAGAATGGCAAATGATCATTTATATTTACATGTTGCCGAGCATCCCGTTGGATTAAAACCTCATGTAGAAGATGTCAGTTTGCTTTTAAGCATTGGAACGAAAGACATACGAATGATAGGAATTTTTGGAGTTGGGGGAATTGGTAAGACAACTCTAGTCAAagcaatttataatttgattgctTTTCGATTTGAAGCTAGTTGTTTTCTTCCAATTGATAGCGTCACTTGGAATCAAGTGAATCGTTTGGTCCAACTACAAGAGACActtctttttaacattttaggaGAGTGTAGAAGTTTGAAGGTTGACAATATTGATACGGGAATCAGTAAGATAAAGCGTAGGCTTCACTCTAAAAGAGTTCTTCTAATTCTTGATGGTGTAGACCACTTGGATCAATTAAAAACATTAGCAGCAGCTCGTGATTGGTTTGGTAAAGGAAGTAGAATCATCATCACAACAAGAGATCAACACTTGTTGACTGCTCATGGAGTTGATTCAACATATGAGATGACGGGATTGAATCAAGATGATGCTTTTCAACTATTTTGTTGGCATGCTTTCAGAAGTGAGAAACCGGTTGACGGTTATGGAGAGTTTGTAGAACAGATCATAAATTATGCTGGGAGCCTTCCACTAGTTTTAACCGTGCTTGGTTCGGATTTATATGGCAGAACTAAAAAAGAGTGGGTAAGTGCAATGGATGAGTACAAGAAAATCCCTCACCAAGATAttcaaaaaatacttcaaacaaGTTATGATAGATTAAGTGAAAACGAAAAGAATGTTTTTCTTGACATTGCATGTTTTTTCAATGGACAATGGCTTGATGATGTCATTATAAAGATACTAGATAGTTTTGGTTTTTTCCCAAACTCTTCGATCCCAAGACTTAGGGAGAAGTGTCTTATTTCGAAGTCCGATCGAAGATTGCAAATGCATGACTTGTTACGAGATATGGGTAGAGAAGTTGTTCGACAAGAATCGCTCAAAAATCCAGGAGCACGTAGCAGattattctttcataaagaTGTTCGCAAAGTACTAGAGGAAGATATA GGAACATATAGAGTTGAAGCAATTGCTGTAGATCTTCCTGAAGGTGCTGATATCATCCGCTTGAGTCCCAAGGCCTTCAAGAATATGAAAAGACTCAGATTATTTAGATGCCGCAATGCACACTTTTCTGGCGAACCTAATTGTCTACCTAATTCAGTAAGTGTGCTTGATTGGCCTAACTGTCCTTTACAATCTATGCCATCTGAATTTCGTGGAGACGAACTCTTTATTCTACGCATGCCTGGTAGTCGCATTCAAGAGATACACTTGGAATATTTTAAG GCTAAGATGATATTTCCGGGAAATAAGATTCCAGATTGGTTCAGCCATTGCAAGGAGACTTCAAATGGTAGTCATCGGTGTGAATTTGATATTAAAGGGTCCCCACG ATGTGTAGgaaaatttaatgaaatggaTTCAGATCATGTATGGTTCGAGCACTTACGACCACGGATTGTAGAGCCAGTAGACAATGATCTGAGGATTATATTTGAAAGCGATCCAAATTTAGTGACCTTCAAATGTTGCGGAGTTCATCTGTCATACAAAAACCATGAACAGAATgtgaaagatgatgaaaatgttgatgTCCATTTGGACGCACCCATTGAAGATATTGGAAATTTAGCAAATCCAATGGATCATGGAAGTCAAATTTCAAAGAGGCGTCGTGTtgattatgatgatgatgatcgcAACGTCATTGAATCCGACTTGTACCCACAACAAACGAAGCCAGCTTCAACCTTGGACATCAAACTTTTTCTGAGCACGCTGCCGCCAATTGATCCTACCTTTTTCCATAACCTTatgaaaaagtataaattaaGTCGTGATTAA
- the LOC121243275 gene encoding disease resistance protein RUN1-like isoform X3: MALSTISSSSSFSLDTSPWRYDVFLSFRGEDTRNTFTAHLYLALNRKGILTYLDEEKLRRGDEISPALLQAIEDSRIFIIVLSKNYASSTWCLDELLKMLDQSKKSKQQRLLPVFYHVDPSNVRNQKESFGEALAKHAEKLNVDHMKLQLWKAALQEVANLSGYHLIRNGGNESEFIEEIVQDISRMANDHLYLHVAEHPVGLKPHVEDVSLLLSIGTKDIRMIGIFGVGGIGKTTLVKAIYNLIAFRFEASCFLPIDSVTWNQVNRLVQLQETLLFNILGECRSLKVDNIDTGISKIKRRLHSKRVLLILDGVDHLDQLKTLAAARDWFGKGSRIIITTRDQHLLTAHGVDSTYEMTGLNQDDAFQLFCWHAFRSEKPVDGYGEFVEQIINYAGSLPLVLTVLGSDLYGRTKKEWVSAMDEYKKIPHQDIQKILQTSYDRLSENEKNVFLDIACFFNGQWLDDVIIKILDSFGFFPNSSIPRLREKCLISKSDRRLQMHDLLRDMGREVVRQESLKNPGARSRLFFHKDVRKVLEEDIGTYRVEAIAVDLPEGADIIRLSPKAFKNMKRLRLFRCRNAHFSGEPNCLPNSVSVLDWPNCPLQSMPSEFRGDELFILRMPGSRIQEIHLEYFKAKMIFPGNKIPDWFSHCKETSNDV, from the exons ATGGCCTTATCTACAATCTCTTCTAGTTCATCCTTTTCTTTAGACACCTCTCCATGGCGCTACGATGTGTTCTTGAGCTTTAGAGGAGAAGATACCCGTAATACTTTTACTGCCCATCTCTACCTTGCTTTGAATCGAAAGGGAATCCTCACCTACTTAGATGAGGAAAAGCTTAGACGAGGTGATGAAATTTCACCTGCACTCCTCCAAGCCATAGAAGATTCAAGGATTTTCATTATTGTACTTTCAAAAAATTATGCATCATCAACATGGTGTTTGGATGAGTTATTGAAGATGCTTGATCAAAGTAAAAAATCAAAGCAACAAAGGCTTCTACCTGTGTTTTACCATGTAGATCCATCTAATGTACGCAATCAAAAAGAGAGTTTTGGGGAAGCATTGGCTAAACATGCAGAGAAATTGAATGTAGATCACATGAAGTTGCAGCTGTGGAAGGCAGCCCTTCAAGAAGTTGCCAATTTGTCTGGATACCATCTGATCAGAAATGGCGG gaaCGAATCAGAATTCATTGAAGAAATCGTTCAAGACATCTCAAGAATGGCAAATGATCATTTATATTTACATGTTGCCGAGCATCCCGTTGGATTAAAACCTCATGTAGAAGATGTCAGTTTGCTTTTAAGCATTGGAACGAAAGACATACGAATGATAGGAATTTTTGGAGTTGGGGGAATTGGTAAGACAACTCTAGTCAAagcaatttataatttgattgctTTTCGATTTGAAGCTAGTTGTTTTCTTCCAATTGATAGCGTCACTTGGAATCAAGTGAATCGTTTGGTCCAACTACAAGAGACActtctttttaacattttaggaGAGTGTAGAAGTTTGAAGGTTGACAATATTGATACGGGAATCAGTAAGATAAAGCGTAGGCTTCACTCTAAAAGAGTTCTTCTAATTCTTGATGGTGTAGACCACTTGGATCAATTAAAAACATTAGCAGCAGCTCGTGATTGGTTTGGTAAAGGAAGTAGAATCATCATCACAACAAGAGATCAACACTTGTTGACTGCTCATGGAGTTGATTCAACATATGAGATGACGGGATTGAATCAAGATGATGCTTTTCAACTATTTTGTTGGCATGCTTTCAGAAGTGAGAAACCGGTTGACGGTTATGGAGAGTTTGTAGAACAGATCATAAATTATGCTGGGAGCCTTCCACTAGTTTTAACCGTGCTTGGTTCGGATTTATATGGCAGAACTAAAAAAGAGTGGGTAAGTGCAATGGATGAGTACAAGAAAATCCCTCACCAAGATAttcaaaaaatacttcaaacaaGTTATGATAGATTAAGTGAAAACGAAAAGAATGTTTTTCTTGACATTGCATGTTTTTTCAATGGACAATGGCTTGATGATGTCATTATAAAGATACTAGATAGTTTTGGTTTTTTCCCAAACTCTTCGATCCCAAGACTTAGGGAGAAGTGTCTTATTTCGAAGTCCGATCGAAGATTGCAAATGCATGACTTGTTACGAGATATGGGTAGAGAAGTTGTTCGACAAGAATCGCTCAAAAATCCAGGAGCACGTAGCAGattattctttcataaagaTGTTCGCAAAGTACTAGAGGAAGATATA GGAACATATAGAGTTGAAGCAATTGCTGTAGATCTTCCTGAAGGTGCTGATATCATCCGCTTGAGTCCCAAGGCCTTCAAGAATATGAAAAGACTCAGATTATTTAGATGCCGCAATGCACACTTTTCTGGCGAACCTAATTGTCTACCTAATTCAGTAAGTGTGCTTGATTGGCCTAACTGTCCTTTACAATCTATGCCATCTGAATTTCGTGGAGACGAACTCTTTATTCTACGCATGCCTGGTAGTCGCATTCAAGAGATACACTTGGAATATTTTAAG GCTAAGATGATATTTCCGGGAAATAAGATTCCAGATTGGTTCAGCCATTGCAAGGAGACTTCAAATG ATGTGTAG
- the LOC121243275 gene encoding disease resistance protein RUN1-like isoform X1 — protein sequence MALSTISSSSSFSLDTSPWRYDVFLSFRGEDTRNTFTAHLYLALNRKGILTYLDEEKLRRGDEISPALLQAIEDSRIFIIVLSKNYASSTWCLDELLKMLDQSKKSKQQRLLPVFYHVDPSNVRNQKESFGEALAKHAEKLNVDHMKLQLWKAALQEVANLSGYHLIRNGGNESEFIEEIVQDISRMANDHLYLHVAEHPVGLKPHVEDVSLLLSIGTKDIRMIGIFGVGGIGKTTLVKAIYNLIAFRFEASCFLPIDSVTWNQVNRLVQLQETLLFNILGECRSLKVDNIDTGISKIKRRLHSKRVLLILDGVDHLDQLKTLAAARDWFGKGSRIIITTRDQHLLTAHGVDSTYEMTGLNQDDAFQLFCWHAFRSEKPVDGYGEFVEQIINYAGSLPLVLTVLGSDLYGRTKKEWVSAMDEYKKIPHQDIQKILQTSYDRLSENEKNVFLDIACFFNGQWLDDVIIKILDSFGFFPNSSIPRLREKCLISKSDRRLQMHDLLRDMGREVVRQESLKNPGARSRLFFHKDVRKVLEEDIGTYRVEAIAVDLPEGADIIRLSPKAFKNMKRLRLFRCRNAHFSGEPNCLPNSVSVLDWPNCPLQSMPSEFRGDELFILRMPGSRIQEIHLEYFKAKMIFPGNKIPDWFSHCKETSNGSHRCEFDIKGSPRYNLDDIIGISFCAVIEPVGTERLTVDIMIGSTKLIGDRCVGKFNEMDSDHVWFEHLRPRIVEPVDNDLRIIFESDPNLVTFKCCGVHLSYKNHEQNVKDDENVDVHLDAPIEDIGNLANPMDHGSQISKRRRVDYDDDDRNVIESDLYPQQTKPASTLDIKLFLSTLPPIDPTFFHNLMKKYKLSRD from the exons ATGGCCTTATCTACAATCTCTTCTAGTTCATCCTTTTCTTTAGACACCTCTCCATGGCGCTACGATGTGTTCTTGAGCTTTAGAGGAGAAGATACCCGTAATACTTTTACTGCCCATCTCTACCTTGCTTTGAATCGAAAGGGAATCCTCACCTACTTAGATGAGGAAAAGCTTAGACGAGGTGATGAAATTTCACCTGCACTCCTCCAAGCCATAGAAGATTCAAGGATTTTCATTATTGTACTTTCAAAAAATTATGCATCATCAACATGGTGTTTGGATGAGTTATTGAAGATGCTTGATCAAAGTAAAAAATCAAAGCAACAAAGGCTTCTACCTGTGTTTTACCATGTAGATCCATCTAATGTACGCAATCAAAAAGAGAGTTTTGGGGAAGCATTGGCTAAACATGCAGAGAAATTGAATGTAGATCACATGAAGTTGCAGCTGTGGAAGGCAGCCCTTCAAGAAGTTGCCAATTTGTCTGGATACCATCTGATCAGAAATGGCGG gaaCGAATCAGAATTCATTGAAGAAATCGTTCAAGACATCTCAAGAATGGCAAATGATCATTTATATTTACATGTTGCCGAGCATCCCGTTGGATTAAAACCTCATGTAGAAGATGTCAGTTTGCTTTTAAGCATTGGAACGAAAGACATACGAATGATAGGAATTTTTGGAGTTGGGGGAATTGGTAAGACAACTCTAGTCAAagcaatttataatttgattgctTTTCGATTTGAAGCTAGTTGTTTTCTTCCAATTGATAGCGTCACTTGGAATCAAGTGAATCGTTTGGTCCAACTACAAGAGACActtctttttaacattttaggaGAGTGTAGAAGTTTGAAGGTTGACAATATTGATACGGGAATCAGTAAGATAAAGCGTAGGCTTCACTCTAAAAGAGTTCTTCTAATTCTTGATGGTGTAGACCACTTGGATCAATTAAAAACATTAGCAGCAGCTCGTGATTGGTTTGGTAAAGGAAGTAGAATCATCATCACAACAAGAGATCAACACTTGTTGACTGCTCATGGAGTTGATTCAACATATGAGATGACGGGATTGAATCAAGATGATGCTTTTCAACTATTTTGTTGGCATGCTTTCAGAAGTGAGAAACCGGTTGACGGTTATGGAGAGTTTGTAGAACAGATCATAAATTATGCTGGGAGCCTTCCACTAGTTTTAACCGTGCTTGGTTCGGATTTATATGGCAGAACTAAAAAAGAGTGGGTAAGTGCAATGGATGAGTACAAGAAAATCCCTCACCAAGATAttcaaaaaatacttcaaacaaGTTATGATAGATTAAGTGAAAACGAAAAGAATGTTTTTCTTGACATTGCATGTTTTTTCAATGGACAATGGCTTGATGATGTCATTATAAAGATACTAGATAGTTTTGGTTTTTTCCCAAACTCTTCGATCCCAAGACTTAGGGAGAAGTGTCTTATTTCGAAGTCCGATCGAAGATTGCAAATGCATGACTTGTTACGAGATATGGGTAGAGAAGTTGTTCGACAAGAATCGCTCAAAAATCCAGGAGCACGTAGCAGattattctttcataaagaTGTTCGCAAAGTACTAGAGGAAGATATA GGAACATATAGAGTTGAAGCAATTGCTGTAGATCTTCCTGAAGGTGCTGATATCATCCGCTTGAGTCCCAAGGCCTTCAAGAATATGAAAAGACTCAGATTATTTAGATGCCGCAATGCACACTTTTCTGGCGAACCTAATTGTCTACCTAATTCAGTAAGTGTGCTTGATTGGCCTAACTGTCCTTTACAATCTATGCCATCTGAATTTCGTGGAGACGAACTCTTTATTCTACGCATGCCTGGTAGTCGCATTCAAGAGATACACTTGGAATATTTTAAG GCTAAGATGATATTTCCGGGAAATAAGATTCCAGATTGGTTCAGCCATTGCAAGGAGACTTCAAATGGTAGTCATCGGTGTGAATTTGATATTAAAGGGTCCCCACGGTATAATTTGGATGACATCATAGGAATTTCTTTTTGTGCTGTTATTGAACCCGTTGGGACTGAGCGTTTGACTGTTGACATCATGATAGGATCAACTAAACTCATAGGTGACAGATGTGTAGgaaaatttaatgaaatggaTTCAGATCATGTATGGTTCGAGCACTTACGACCACGGATTGTAGAGCCAGTAGACAATGATCTGAGGATTATATTTGAAAGCGATCCAAATTTAGTGACCTTCAAATGTTGCGGAGTTCATCTGTCATACAAAAACCATGAACAGAATgtgaaagatgatgaaaatgttgatgTCCATTTGGACGCACCCATTGAAGATATTGGAAATTTAGCAAATCCAATGGATCATGGAAGTCAAATTTCAAAGAGGCGTCGTGTtgattatgatgatgatgatcgcAACGTCATTGAATCCGACTTGTACCCACAACAAACGAAGCCAGCTTCAACCTTGGACATCAAACTTTTTCTGAGCACGCTGCCGCCAATTGATCCTACCTTTTTCCATAACCTTatgaaaaagtataaattaaGTCGTGATTAA